In Aspergillus luchuensis IFO 4308 DNA, chromosome 1, nearly complete sequence, the following are encoded in one genomic region:
- a CDS encoding uncharacterized protein (BUSCO:EOG0926312D;~COG:H;~EggNog:ENOG410PJ1V;~InterPro:IPR036322,IPR015943,IPR001680,IPR006595, IPR017986;~PFAM:PF00400;~go_function: GO:0005515 - protein binding [Evidence IEA]): MRPDGISSTNGSSHTLNGSNASPSQKTAFAHSLNGQTSFTASNGDVRTNGSQKASVGPPSYYGHDREEVTRILIQALFDLGYDGAATLLSKESGYQLESPAVATFRNAVLEGRWTEAEHILVQSFYPDRGGWRSNTGEQATNREKLVLVEDAQKNEMLFYLRQQKFLELLEARDLAAALIVLRHELTPLNYDIGRLHALSSLLMCPPEHLHDQAGWDGPISSSRERLLSELSRSISPSVMIPDNRLAILLDHVKQTQINQCLYHNSASPPSLYSDHMCDRKDFPLRTGIELNQHSDEVWWCQFSNDGTKLVTASKDQTVIIYETSTFSVIQKLLGHEDGVAQCAWSPDDSKIITCSQDKTARVWSVETGRCLLTINHHRHPVTAAAWAPDGESFVTAALDVSSQLCHWGMRGQTLYMWPEGFRVQDCAITPDGRRLIAADLDQKVHVYNLATRDEEYCLALKSKPTSVAVSRDSRHMLINSADGQIQLVDINTTDVVRRFSGQKQGHFVIRSVFGGAAENFIVSGSEDSRVYIFHKEAGTLVEALEGHVRGCVNSMSWNPRDPGMFASAGDDCLVRIWTRERDIRPNVSAGKHRAVSTSGFTRTSALRSTSSFN, from the exons ATGCGCCCGGATGGCATTTCCAGTACAAACGGCTCCTCCCATACGTTGAATGGCTCAAATGCATCCCCGTCTCAGAAGACAGCTTTCGCCCACTCTCTGAACGGCCAAACAAGTTTCACAGCCTCCAACGGAGACGTACGCACGAATGGCTCTCAAAAAGCGTCAGTCGGCCCTCCGTCATACTATGGTCATGACCGAGAAGAAGTTACCAGGATCTTGATTCAAGCCCTGTTTGACCTTGGCTATGATGGGGCCGCGACGCTTCTAAGCAAGGAGAGTGGGTATCAACTCGAGAGCCCAGCAGTTGCTACGTTTAGAAATGCGGTGTTAGAGGGCCGATGGACCGAGGCGGAACATATACTGGTGCAGTCATTCTATCCGGATCGAGGTGGTTGGAGGAGTAATACCGGCGAGCAAGCGACGAATAGGGAGAAGCTGGTTTTGGTGGAAGATGCTCAAAAGAACGAAATGCTTTTTTACCTGCGCCAGCAAAAATTCCTCGAATTGTTGGAAGCCCGCGATTTGGCGGCGGCCCTAATTGTTCTGAGACATGAACTGACACCGCTGAATTATGACATAGGACGGTTACACGCTCTGTCCAG TCTACTCATGTGCCCCCCGGAACATCTCCACGACCAGGCCGGCTGGGACGGTCCCATAAGCTCTTCTCGAGAACGCTTGTTGTCGGAATTGTCTC GGTCAATATCCCCCTCTGTAATGATTCCGGACAATCGTCTTGCTATTCTGCTGGATCACGTCAAACAAACACAGATCAACCAGTGCTTATACCATAATTCCGCATCACCACCTTCATTGTATTCAGATCACATGTGTGATCGCAAAGACTTTCCTTTGCGGACCGGGATTGAGTTGAACCAGCATTCCGACGAGGTATGGTGGTGCCAGTTCTCGAACGACGGGACGAAGCTGGTCACTGCCAGCAAAGATCAGACTGTAATCATTTACGAAACCAGCACCTTCTCTGTGATACAGAAGCTCTTGGGTCatgaggatggtgttgcACAGTGTGCATGGAGCCCGGATGACTCGAAGATCATTACCTGTTCTCAGGACAAGACCGCCCGCGTGTGGAGCGTTGAG ACTGGTCGTTGCCTTCTGACCATCAATCACCACCGTCATCCCGTGACAGCTGCGGCGTGGGCTCCTGATGGCGAGTCTTTCGTAACGGCGGCTCTGGACGTGAGCTCGCAACTCTGTCATTGGGGCATGCGTGGACAGACCCTATACATGTGGCCGGAAGGCTTCCGCGTCCAAGACTGTGCTATCACGCCCGATGGCCGGAGACTTATCGCGGCAGACCTCGATCAGAAGGTCCACGTCTACAACCTTGCGACCCGCGATGAAGAATACTGTCTAGCCCTGAAAAGCAAGCCAACCTCCGTCGCTGTTAGCAGGGACTCCCGTCACATGTTGATCAACTCCGCCGACGGACAAATACAGCTTGTTGACATCAACACCACAGACGTTGTGCGTCGATTTTCAGGGCAGAAACAAGGGCATTTCGTCATTCGCAGTGTCTTTGGTGGTGCGGCGGAAAACTTTATTGTCAGTGGAAGTGAAG ATTCTCGTGTTTATATCTTCCACAAAGAAGCTGGCACACTTGTAGAGGCATTAGAGGGGCACGTACGAGGATGTGTAAATTCCATGTCCTGGAATCCTCGAGACCCAGGAATGTTTGCTTCTGCTGGCGACGACTGCTTGGTTAGAAT TTGGACACGTGAACGTGACATACGACCGAATGTTTCAGCGGGCAAGCACAGGGCAGTATCGACAAGTGGTTTCACTCGCACTAGCGCTCTGCGTTCAACATCAAGCTTCAATTAG
- a CDS encoding oxygenase MpaB family protein (COG:S;~EggNog:ENOG410PK5T;~InterPro:IPR037473,IPR018713;~PFAM:PF09995;~TransMembrane:2 (o371-390i460-484o)) has protein sequence MDSSKIYTYWDHTFAWSPLHQTREQLRSKMHTYDRLGDECIDQINDIGRQVVNQDRQNDPARKLPDLDVYIMLKDHAKDDRKLSELWAQVNTVPDWVDWQQIKRGQEVFFRYGLPILNVVSLASNLVTTSSISTDKCQLNFESLLGGMLVTLQKVPPGFDLFLLRGSPSVVKALNLCGGFNNIYVVRKRLLETLQFILQVSESVDAMKPGGVGNISCIRVRLLHAYLRSLICVRERYDNERYGVPINDLDSLATISSFSSIIIWLGLPRQGIWLRKQEIDDYLALWRLVAYYLGVPDEPFASQQTARALMESLLVSEVDPINIGRVLARNILNGLENKAPAHASMGFMEAMVRLLNGKQLSDSLQIPQPTLYYRVLIYGYCFFVMALAYGTRLFPKLDQRFIAYRRRYYYTMITDREKGLGGESLFDFVYKPSHAGLLYKAVTVKEKEKIPKTSRRGIEALARVGLVAAFITVVTLLDGGYYVIRIVMRVFFSKIRYQ, from the exons ATGGATTCATCAAAAATCTACACCTATTGGGACCATACATTCGCATGGTCGCCCCTTCATCAGACGAGGGAACAGTTGCGTTCAAAGATGCACACTTATGACAGGCTTGGGGATGAATGTATCGACCAAATTAACGATATCGGCCGTCAGGTAGTTAATCAAGACAGGCAAAATGATCCAGCCAGGAAGTTACCTGATCTGGATGTGTACATCATGCTGAAGGATCACGCAAAAGATGATCGGAAGCTTAGTGAACTCTGGGCACAAGTCAACACAGTGCCGGACTGGGTTGATTGGCAGCAGATCAAACGGGGACAGGAGGTGTTCTTCCGTTATGGGCTTCCCATTCTGAACGTGGTAAGTCTAGCATCTAATCTAGTGACGACTTCAAGCATAAGCACTGATAAATGCCAGCTGAACTTTGAAAGCCTCTTGGGCGGCATGTTAGTCACTCTGCAGAAAGTTCCACCAGGCTTCGACTTATTCCTACTTAGGGGCTCACCAAGTGTCGTTAAGGCCTTAAACTTATGTGGAGGCTTCAACAATATATATGTCGTGCGGAAGAGACTGCTGGAGACCCTACAGTTTATCCTCCAGGTCTCTGAATCCGTTGACGCAATGAAGCCAGGCGGTGTTGGTAATATCTCATGCATCCGCGTTCGGCTGCTGCATGCTTATCTTCGCTCCTTGATTTGCGTTCGGGAAAGGTATGACAATGAGAGGTACGGAGTCCCTATAAACGACCTTGACAGCCTTGCAACAATTAGCAGTTtctcgtccatcatcatctggctTGGCCTCCCCCGGCAAGGTATCTGGCTCCGCAAGCAAGAGATAGACGACTACCTAGCTCTCTGGAGGCTGGTAGCCTACTACCTAGGTGTCCCAGACGAACCTTTTGCTAGCCAGCAAACCGCACGAGCGCTAATGGAATCTCTCCTTGTATCGGAGGTGGATCCCATAAACATTGGTAGAGTCCTAGCTCGTAATATACTCAACGGCCTGGAGAACAAAGCCCCAGCGCATGCGTCAATGGGATTCATGGAGGCTATGGTTCGACTTCTAAATGGGAAGCAACTCTCTGACAGCCTTCAAATCCCTCAACCCACACTGTACTATCGGGTTCTGATATACGGGTACTGCTTCTTTGTCATGGCGTTAGCATATGGTACCCGGTTGTTTCCGAAGCTCGATCAAAGGTTTATCGCG TATCGTCGTCGATACTATTACACCATGATAACCGACCGAGAAAAAGGGCTTGGAGGCGAGTCGCTCTTTGACTTTGTATACAAGCCATCTCATGCAGGGCTGCTTTATAAAGCAGTGACGGtcaaggagaaagaaaagattccGAAAACATCGCGACGCGGCATTGAAGCACTGGCCCGAGTCGGTCTGGTGGCTGCATTTATTACTGTTGTGACTTTGCTCGATGGGGGATATTATGTGATTCGTATAGTGATGCGAGTATTCTTTTCCAAGATCAGATATCAATAG
- the VMA1 gene encoding H(+)-transporting V1 sector ATPase subunit A (BUSCO:EOG09261225;~COG:C;~EggNog:ENOG410PH6V;~InterPro:IPR020003,IPR031686,IPR022878,IPR027417, IPR024034,IPR036121,IPR004100,IPR005725,IPR023366, IPR000194;~PFAM:PF02874,PF16886,PF00006;~go_component: GO:0033180 - proton-transporting V-type ATPase, V1 domain [Evidence IEA];~go_function: GO:0005524 - ATP binding [Evidence IEA];~go_function: GO:0046961 - proton-transporting ATPase activity, rotational mechanism [Evidence IEA];~go_process: GO:0046034 - ATP metabolic process [Evidence IEA];~go_process: GO:1902600 - proton transmembrane transport [Evidence IEA]), producing MLGLGVRRLKARPSLLDLIAHHEGDEQPVGSRSSSPPGLDSPQLPPLPVSPTSSSCSDSSSSSSSPPSPIHPSPSPALSTPVIHLPASRTMAPSADAGESQHGSVFSVSGPVVVAEHMIGCAMYELCRVGHDQLVGEVIRIDGDKATIQVYEETAGLTVGDPVTRTGKPLSVELGPGLMETIYDGIQRPLKAISDQSKGIYIPRGIAVNALDREKKWDFKPGKYKVGDHITGGDIWGTVFENSLVNDHKIILPPRARGTITRIAEAGSYTVEEKLLEIEFNGVKTEHSMMHTWPVRVPRPVNEKLSSDAPFIVGQRVLDSLFPSVQGGTVCIPGAFGCGKTVISQSVSKFSNSDIIVYVGCGERGNEMAEVLMDFPELSIDVDGRKEPIMKRTCLIANTSNMPVAAREASIYTGITIAEYFRDQGKNVAMMADSSSRWAEALREISGRLGEMPADQGFPAYLGAKLASFYERAGKSNALGSPERIGSVSIVAAVSPPGGDFSDPVTSSTLGIVQVFWGLDKKLAQRKHFPSINTSISYSKYTTVLDRYYEKHHPEFPRLRDQVRELLTKSEDLDQVVQLVGKAALGDSDKITLDVAAMVKDDFLQQNGYSDYDQFCPLWKTEYMMKAFMGYHDEAQKAVAQGQNWSKVRDATTDIQSSLRSMKFEVPTNEAEVSEKYEKILQQMSERFASVSDE from the exons ATGCTAGGATTAGGTGTGCGACGACTCAAAGCACGCCCCTCGCTGCTTGATTTGATTGCGCATCACGAAGGAGACGAACAGCCAGTCGGTTCGAGGTCGTCATCACCGCCTGGACTAGACAGCCCGCAACTGCCACCGCTCCCCGTGTCGCCCacttcatcatcctgcagcgacagctcctcctcctcttcttctcctccttcccccatccatccctccccctcccccgcgcTGTCCACTCCTGTCATTCACCTCCCTGCTTCACGCACCATGGCCCCCTCCGCTGATGCTGGCGAGAGCCAACATGGTTccgtcttctccgtctccggtCCCGTCGTCGTGGCCGAGCATATGATCGGCTGTGCCATGTACGAACTG TGCCGTGTCGGTCATGACCAGCTGGTCGGAGAAGTCATTCGGATCGATGGCGATAAGGCCACCATTCAGGTCTACGAGGAGACAG CTGGTTTGACGGTCGGCGACCCCGTTACACGGACAGGAAAGCCCCTTTCGGTCGAGCTGGGCCCCGGTTTGATGGAAACGATCTACGATGGTATTCAACGGCCCCTGAAGGCGATCTCCGACCAGTCCAAGGGTATCTACATCCCCCGTGGTATCGCGGTTAACGCCCTGGATCGTGAGAAGAAGTGGGACTTCAAGCCCGGCAAGTACAAGGTCGGCGATCACATCACCGGTGGTGACATCTGGGGTACCGTTTTCGAGAACAGCTTGGTGAACGACCACAAgatcatcctccctccccgcgCGAGGGGTACCATCACCCGCATAGCCGAGGCGGGAAGCTACACTGTcgaggagaagctgctggaaaTCGAGTTCAATGGAGTCAAGACGGAACACAGCATGATGCACACCTGGCCTGTCCGTGTGCCCAGACCGGTCAACGAGAAGCTTTCGTCGGACGCACCTTTCATCGTCGGTCAGCGAGTGCTGGACTCCCTGTTCCCCAGTGTTCAGGGTGGTACTGTCTGTATTCCTGGTGCCTTCGGATGTGGAAAGACTGTCATCTCCCAGAGTGTCTCCAAGTTCTCCAACAGTGATATCATTGTCTACGTCGGTTGTGGTGAGCGTGGTAACGAGATGGCTGAAGTGTTGATGGATTTCCCCGAA CTTTCTATTGACGTTGATGGCCGCAAAGAACCCATTATGAAGCGTACCTGCCTGATCGCCAACACCTCCAACATGCCTGTCGCCGCCCGTGAGGCGTCCATCTACACCGGTATCACGATCGCTGAATACTTCCGTGACCAGGGCAAGAACGTGGCTATGATGGCAGACTCCAGTTCCCGCTGGGCTGAGGCTCTTCGTGAAATTTCCGGTCGTCTAGGAGAGATGCCGGCTGACCAGGGTTTCCCTGCCTACCTGGGTGCCAAGCTGGCTTCCTTCTACGAGCGTGCCGGTAAGAGTAACGCTTTGGGTAGCCCCGAGAGAATTGGTAGTGTCAGTATTGTCGCTGCCGTCAGCCCTCCGGGTGGTGACTTCTCGGATCCCGTCACCAGTAGTACCCTGGGTATTGTCCAGGTGTTCTGGGGTCTGGACAAGAAGTTGGCTCAGCGTAAACATTTCCCGTCGATCAACACGTCGATCTCTTACAGCAAGTACACGACGGTTCTGGACCGGTACTACGAAAAGCATCACCCCGAGTTCCCTCGCCTGCGTGACCAGGTCAGAGAGCTTCTGACCAAGTCGGAGGATCTGGACCAGGTCGTGCAGCTGGTTGGTAAGGCCGCTCTGGGTGACTCCGACAAGATCACCCTGGATGTGGCTGCCATGGTCAAGGACGACTTCCTGCAGCAGAACGGTTACAGTGACTACGATCAGTTCTGCCCGCTGTGGAAGACCGAGTACATGATGAAGGCGTTCATGGGCTACCACGACGAAGCCCAGAAGGCGGTTGCCCAGGGCCAGAACTGGTCTAAGGTTCGTGACGCCACCACCGACATTCAGAGCTCTCTCCGGAGCATGAAGTTCGAGGTGCCGACCAACGAGGCGGAAGTCTCCGAGAAG TACGAGAAGATCCTCCAGCAAATGTCGGAGCGGTTTGCTTCGGTGTCGGATGAGTAG
- the VPS1 gene encoding dynamin-like GTPase vpsA (COG:U;~EggNog:ENOG410PIAR;~InterPro:IPR019762,IPR022812,IPR027417,IPR003130, IPR001401,IPR000375,IPR030381,IPR020850;~PFAM:PF00350,PF01031,PF02212;~go_function: GO:0003924 - GTPase activity [Evidence IEA];~go_function: GO:0005525 - GTP binding [Evidence IEA]) yields the protein MASPTTGFSINVNDPSLISLVNKLQDVFATVGVQNPIDLPQIAVVGSQSSGKSSVLENIVGRDFLPRGSGIVTRRPLVLQLINRPAGSQTNGVKEEALETTDKEANIDEYGEFLHIPGQKFYDFNKIREEIVRETESKVGRNAGISPAPINLRIYSPNVLTLTLVDLPGLTKVPVGDQPKDIERQIRDMVLKYISKPNAIILAVTSANQDLANSDGLKLAREVDPEGQRTIGVLTKVDLMDEGTDVVDILAGRIIPLRLGYVPVVNRGQRDIENKRPIAYALEHEKNFFEGHKAYRNKSSYCGTPYLARKLNLILMMHIKQTLPDIKARISSSLQKYSSELSQLGDSMLGNSANIVLNIITEFSNEYRTVLEGSNQELSSIELSGGARISFVFHELYSNGIKAVDPFDHVKDIDIRTILYNSSGPSPALFVGTTAFELIVKQQIKRLEDPSLKCISLVYDELVRILGQLLNKSLFRRYPMLKEKFHAVVIGFFKKSMEPTNKLVRDLVNMEACYINTGHPDFLNGHRAMTIVNERQTAGKPTQVDPKTGKPLPPRANSPSVEVPVDNSNSGGFFGSFWASKNKKKMAAMEPPPPTLKASASLSERESVEVEVVKLLITSYFNIVKRTMIDMVPKAIMYTLVQFTKDEMQRELLENMYRNSELDDLLKESDYTVRRRKECQQMVESLSRASEIVSQVQ from the exons ATGGCAAGCCCAACTACTGGCTTCTC GATAAACGTCAACGATCCCAGCTTGATCTCGCTGGTGAACAAGCTGCAGGATGTCTTTGCGACGGTCGGA GTTCAGAACCCCATCGATCTGCCTCAGATTGCCGTCGTCGGTTCGCAGTCCAGTGGAAAGAGTTCCGTTCTAGAGAACATTGTTGGCCGGGATTT CCTGCCTCGTGGTTCTGGAATTGTCACTCGGAGACCCCTCGTACTGCAACTTATCAACAGGCCCGCTGGTTCGCAAACAAACggtgtgaaggaggaggcccTGGAGACGACGGATAAGGAGGCCAACATTGACGAGTACGGCGAGTTTCTTCATATCCCCGGTCAGAAGTTCTACGATTTCAACAAGATCCGCGAGGAGATTGTGCGCGAAACCGAGTCCAAGGTCGGTCGCAATGCCGGTATCTCGCCCGCTCCTATCAACCTGCGAATCTACTCGCCTAATGTCTTGACCCTCACACTCGTCGACTTGCCCGGTTTGACCAAGGTCCCCGTGGGTGACCAGCCCAAGGATATCGAGCGTCAGATCCGTGACATGGTTTTGAAGTACATCAGCAAGCCGAACGCTATCATCCTGGCCGTCACTTCCGCCAACCAGGATCTGGCCAACTCGGATGGTCTGAAGCTGGCGCGGGAGGTCGACCCGGAGGGTCAACGCACGATCGGTGTGTTGACCAAGGTCGATTTGATGGATGAGGGTACCGATGTTGTGGATATTCTTGCGGGCAGGATTATCCCTCTGCGTCTGGGTTATGTTCCGGTCGTCAACCGTGGTCAGCGTGACATTGAGAACAAGCGGCCTATCGCATATGCCCTGGAGCACGAGAAGAACTTCTTCGAGGGTCACAAGGCTTATCGCAACAAGTCATCGTACTGCGGAACTCCCTATCTCGCCAGGAAACTGAACTTG ATCCTTATGATGCACATCAAGCAAACCCTCCCCGATATCAAGGCGCGCATCTCGTCCTCCCTTCAGAAGTATTCCTCGGAACTGTCACAGCTCGGTGACTCGATGCTCGGAAACAGTGCTAATATTgtcctcaacatcatcacgGAGTTCAGCAACGAGTACCGCACAGTGTTGGAGGGAAGCAACCAGGAGCTGTCCAGTATCGAGCTGTCCGGCGGTGCGCGTATCAGCTTCGTGTTCCATGAGCTCTACTCCAATGGTATCAAGGCCGTCGACCCATTCGACCATGTGAAGGACATTGATATTCGCACCATTCTCTACAACTCTTCTGGTCCCTCACCGGCACTGTTCGTGGGCACCACTGCTTTCGAATTGATCGTGAAGCAGCAGATCAAGCGCCTGGAGGACCCCAGCTTGAAGTGTATCTCGCTGGTCTACGACGAACTTGTCCGCATCCTGGGTCAGCTCCTGAACAAGTCGCTGTTCCGGCGCTACCCGATGCTGAAGGAGAAATTCCACGCGGTTGTTATTGGCTTCTTCAAGAAGTCCATGGAGCCGACCAACAAGCTTGTGCGCGACTTGGTCAATATGGAGGCGTGCTACATCAACACAGGTCACCCTGATTTCCTGAACGGACACCGC GCTATGACTATCGTCAACGAGCGTCAAACCGCAGGCAAGCCGACTCAAGTGGACCCCAAGACTGGCAAGCCTCTGCCCCCGCGGGCGAACAGCCCGTCGGTTGAGGTTCCTGTGGACAACAGCAACTCCGGTGGGTTCTTCGGCAGCTTCTGGGCttcgaagaacaagaagaagatggctgcCATGGAGCCGCCACCGCCGACCCTGAAGGCGTCTGCCTCTTTGTCGGAGCGGGAGAGCGTGGAGGTTGAGGTCGTCA AGCTCCTGATTACCTCGTACTTTAACATTGTGAAGCGGACTATGATTGATATGGTGCCCAAGGCCATCATGTACACTCTCGTCCA GTTCACCAAGGACGAGATGCAGCGCGAGCTCCTCGAGAACATGTACCGCAACAGCGAGCTGGACGACCTGCTGAAGGAAAGCGACTACACGGTCCGCCGGCGGAAAGAGTGCCagcagatggtggagagcCTTTCCCGGGCCAGCGAGATCGTCAGCCAGGTTCAATAA
- a CDS encoding carbon-nitrogen hydrolase family protein (COG:E;~EggNog:ENOG410PQMD;~InterPro:IPR036526,IPR003010;~PFAM:PF00795;~go_process: GO:0006807 - nitrogen compound metabolic process [Evidence IEA]), with the protein MAPTHRVAVIQWNIKDLAIDENHQTACTHIRDAASQGAELAVLPEYHLTGWAPSNPTWTALASKTTPYLEAYQSLARELNICIVPGTIVEHHGPSPTEQQQPLLYNTAYFISNDGSILGHYRKKNIWHPERPYLTSSGSDPHEVFDTPIGKVGLLICWDLAFPEAFRELICKGAEIVVIPTYWSKYDASPAALQYNPNSEALFLESTLTARCFENTCGIIFANVARGKEDESDRFLGLSRVCLPIVGTVGAMGDEEGVMVVDMDMGVVRIAEENYRVREDLAKEGWYYTYRHQRSVEF; encoded by the exons ATGGCACCAACTCACCGCGTCGCCGTCATTCAATGGAACATCAAA gACCTCGCCATCGACGAGAACCACCAAACAGCATGCACCCACATCCGTGATGCCGCATCCCAAGGCGCTGAACTGGCCGTTCTCCCAGA ATACCACCTAACCGGCTGGGCCCCCTCCAACCCGACCTGGACTGCCCTCGCCTCCAAAACAACCCCCTACCTCGAAGCATACCAATCTCTTGCCCGTGAACTCAACATCTGCATTGTCCCCGGCACCATCGTCGAACACCATGGCCCTTCCCCgacagaacaacaacaaccgctcCTCTACAACACCGCCTACTTCATCTCCAACGACGGGAGTATCCTCGGCCACTAccgcaagaagaacatctGGCATCCTGAACGGCCCTATCTCACCTCTTCCGGAAGCGATCCGCACGAAGTGTTCGATACGCCGATCGGCAAGGTAGGGTTGCTTATTTGCTGGGATTTAGCGTTTCCGGAGGCCTTCCGGGAATTGATTTGTAAGGGGGCGGAGATTGTGGTTATACCTACTTATT GGAGCAAATACGACGCCTCCCCCGCTGCCCTGCAATACAACCCCAACTCCGAAGCTTTATTCCTTGAAAGCACGCTCACGGCGCGATGCTTCGAGAATACCTGCGGGATTATCTTCGCTAATGTGGccaggggaaaggaagacgaGAGTGATCGGTTCTTGGGTCTGTCGAGGGTATGTTTGCCCATTGTGGGGACGGTGGGTGCTatgggggatgaggagggcgtgatggtggtggatatggatatgggggtggtgaggattgCCGAGGAGAATTACCGGGTTAGGGAGGATTTGGCTAAAGAGGGGTGGTATTATACGTATAGGCATCAGAGGTCAGTAGAATTTTAG
- a CDS encoding alpha/beta fold hydrolase (COG:I;~EggNog:ENOG410QDEJ;~InterPro:IPR000073,IPR029058;~MEROPS:MER0210990;~PFAM:PF12697,PF12146,PF00561), producing MAPLLAEEVIKHSAYNTINYDLPATTSGSCTVAQNRRGGPLNINYEIHGNGPVKLVWVMGLNATLKDWRRQTKYFGHQHASKYSCLVFDNRGVGRSDKPVAYYSTSEMARDVVDLVASLGWIDLAAPPNRSIHVIGASMGGMIAQEIGMLIPDRLLSLTLCCTAPRLVRTGPFFENLRERAGMFIPRHVDIELERMARSLFPEDFLAEPDTEYEDPAMNFPTKRDRFAAGMLHKRADTEAHTKKGFMMQVLACYFHHKSAEQLKSLGDQVGRERIFVCHGTRDLMLTFRHGEIIREEIGDGIQWKVFEGSGHMLGWEREHELNKMLEEFVDRCT from the exons ATGGCGCCACTCCTTGCCGAGGAAGTCATCAAGCATTCCGCATACAACACCATCAATTATGACCTCCCCGCCACAACCTCTGGATCATGTACCGTGGCGCAGAACAGGCGAGGAGGGCCCTTGAACATCAACTATGAGATCCATGGCAATGGCCCCGTGAAGCTCGTG TGGGTAATGGGTCTGAATGCAACGCTGAAGGACTGGAGGCGTCAGACCAAATACTTTGGTCACCAGCACGCTTCTAAATATTCATGTCTAGTCTTTGACAACCGTGGAGTTGGTCGGTCGGATAAACCGGTCGCCTATTACTCCACATCCGAGATGGCTCGAGATGTGGTGGACCTGGTCGCCTCGCTGGGCTGGATCGATCTTGCTGCTCCTCCGAACCGATCGATTCATGTCATCGGTGCTAGCATGGGTGGCATGATCGCCCAAGAGATTGGAATGCTCATTCCCGATCGCTTATTGAGCCTGACCCTCTGCTGTACTGCTCCGCGATTGGTTCGGACAGGTCCATTCTTCGAAAACTTGCGTGAACGGGCGGGCATGTTCATTCCCCGCCATGTCGACATAGAGCTCGAGAGGATGGCAAGGAGTCTCTTCCCCGAGGACTTCCTGGCCGAACCAGATACAGAGTACGAGGACCCAGCGATGAACTTTCCGACCAAGCGTGATCGGTTCGCTGCTGGTATGCTGCATAAGCGTGCGGACACCGAAGCGCATACGAAGAAAGGATTCATGATGCAGGTGTTGGCTTGCTATTTCCATCATAAGTCAGCGGAGCAGCTCAAATCTCTGGGAGATCAAGTGGGGAGGGAGCGGATCTTCGTGTGCCATGGCACTAGAGACTTGATGCTGACGTTCCGTCATGGGGAAATAATACGCGAGGAGATCGGTGATGGGATCCAATGGAAGGTCTTCGAAGGCAGCGGCCATATGCTGGGCTGGGAAAGGGAGCACGAGCTGAACAAGATGCTGGAAGAGTTTGTGGATAGATGCACCTGA